A stretch of Cytophagales bacterium DNA encodes these proteins:
- a CDS encoding response regulator, which translates to MNDVIICVDDEKEILEILQRQLMIMFGQDFEYEFAESGEEALELIEEIETTSDTKVKLVISDWSMPGLKGDELIMKLRELRPEIKTLLLTGQAPEDVMKKVCEKGSGNCMLKPWDQDSLKGRIELLMAS; encoded by the coding sequence GTGAACGACGTGATTATTTGTGTAGATGATGAAAAAGAAATTCTTGAAATCCTGCAGCGCCAGCTGATGATCATGTTTGGTCAGGATTTTGAGTATGAGTTCGCCGAAAGCGGCGAAGAAGCGCTGGAACTGATCGAAGAGATAGAAACGACCAGTGACACCAAAGTGAAGCTAGTGATTTCCGATTGGTCCATGCCCGGACTCAAAGGGGATGAGCTTATTATGAAGTTACGTGAGCTACGTCCGGAAATCAAAACCTTGTTATTAACCGGCCAGGCCCCCGAAGACGTGATGAAAAAAGTCTGCGAAAAAGGCTCCGGCAACTGCATGCTCAAACCCTGGGACCAAGATTCCCTGAAGGGTAGGATTGAATTGCTGATGGCTTCATAG
- a CDS encoding chemotaxis protein CheA produces the protein MSKAEELFIEETGEVLNQLEENLLAIQADHFNEELMQSILRLLHTIKGSLLMFDRKELGDFTHELESVFDAFNGANYPLSEDVTQLMLNAVDFIRETFHQPKLQTDDQKDLLEMFSSTISSAAQSTLKFVENESQSSELVTSLYFLMIKPRISIKDQDGHPLHFIIRDLLDEHESLGHIESQGTSILEWRVLFVSNLNEAEIRAIFLFVEEDLDLSITQFPIKGVSIKEVKLESFRKKLVIKKAKALIPELEQFVKAFKESDFRKPDDLRRQKEKMKVQEVSRTTNFIKVEQGKVDDLMNWISELVTIQAALKNQAEKTDSEALLNVSESLHFITENIRDTIFSISLVPLKTLETQFTRLVRDLSRDLGKEITFQSTGFETELDRKVIANLKEPLLHILRNSIDHGIEKPDIRKQAGKTASGNIMLKSYYSGNLVFIEITDDGAGIDPLTLRKKAEEKGLLNTDDHYTDDDILQLVFHPGLSTADNISDISGRGVGMDIVRRKIMELRGEVSISSEPGKGTKTIVKLPLSLTILEGLHTRVGNTHLIMPMNTIREIHRFDRKTFYDRPKGSDILEFDGKQLSVVSIEEKYQIASSGKDTVDVITVNIGNIQKGVAVDEIKGQVQTVLKPLGEYYEKQDFILGGTILGDGNLAFVLDMEKLIN, from the coding sequence ATGAGTAAGGCCGAGGAACTTTTCATCGAGGAAACCGGGGAGGTCCTGAACCAACTTGAAGAAAATCTGCTTGCGATTCAAGCCGATCATTTCAATGAGGAACTCATGCAATCTATTCTTAGGCTGCTACATACCATCAAAGGGTCCCTTCTCATGTTTGATCGAAAAGAACTTGGGGACTTTACGCATGAGTTGGAGTCGGTTTTTGACGCGTTTAATGGAGCAAATTATCCATTATCTGAGGACGTTACTCAGCTGATGCTGAATGCCGTGGATTTTATTCGCGAAACTTTCCACCAACCCAAACTCCAAACTGATGATCAGAAAGATCTATTGGAAATGTTTTCTTCGACCATTTCGTCGGCCGCACAAAGCACCCTGAAGTTTGTCGAAAACGAAAGCCAAAGTAGTGAACTCGTCACTTCGCTGTACTTTTTAATGATCAAACCCAGGATCAGCATAAAAGATCAGGATGGACATCCGCTGCATTTTATCATCAGAGATCTTCTGGATGAGCATGAATCGTTAGGTCATATTGAAAGTCAAGGCACCTCGATCCTTGAATGGCGAGTGCTTTTTGTTTCAAACTTGAATGAAGCCGAAATCAGGGCAATATTCTTGTTTGTCGAAGAAGACCTGGACCTCTCGATTACTCAATTTCCCATCAAGGGTGTTTCCATAAAAGAGGTAAAACTTGAATCATTCAGGAAAAAACTTGTCATCAAAAAAGCCAAAGCACTCATTCCGGAACTCGAGCAATTCGTCAAAGCATTCAAGGAATCCGATTTCCGTAAACCTGATGATCTGAGAAGGCAAAAAGAAAAAATGAAGGTTCAGGAGGTTTCAAGAACCACAAATTTCATCAAAGTAGAGCAAGGCAAGGTTGATGACCTCATGAATTGGATTAGTGAATTGGTCACCATCCAGGCAGCACTCAAAAATCAGGCTGAGAAAACTGATTCCGAAGCACTTCTAAATGTCTCAGAGAGCCTGCATTTCATCACTGAAAACATCAGAGATACCATTTTCTCCATCAGCCTGGTTCCCTTAAAAACGCTGGAGACACAATTCACCAGACTGGTTCGGGATTTATCCAGAGATCTAGGTAAAGAAATCACTTTCCAAAGCACCGGTTTCGAAACGGAATTGGACCGGAAAGTAATTGCCAACCTAAAGGAGCCTCTGCTTCATATCTTAAGAAATAGTATTGATCACGGAATTGAGAAACCCGATATTCGGAAGCAAGCTGGAAAGACGGCTAGTGGCAATATTATGCTTAAGTCTTATTACAGTGGCAACCTGGTCTTCATCGAGATAACCGACGATGGAGCAGGTATTGATCCACTGACCTTAAGAAAAAAAGCAGAAGAAAAAGGCCTGCTAAATACGGATGATCATTACACGGATGACGATATCCTACAACTGGTTTTTCACCCAGGACTTTCAACCGCTGATAACATTAGCGATATTTCGGGTCGTGGGGTGGGTATGGACATAGTGCGCAGGAAAATTATGGAGTTACGAGGCGAGGTTTCAATCTCTTCCGAACCCGGTAAAGGCACCAAGACAATCGTAAAACTGCCATTATCCCTAACGATCCTGGAAGGTCTGCATACAAGAGTCGGTAATACCCACTTGATCATGCCTATGAACACGATACGGGAGATTCATCGCTTTGACCGGAAAACATTTTATGACCGCCCCAAAGGGTCAGATATTTTAGAGTTTGACGGGAAACAGCTGTCCGTAGTTTCCATTGAAGAAAAATATCAAATAGCTTCTTCTGGAAAAGACACAGTGGATGTTATTACTGTTAACATAGGGAATATCCAGAAAGGTGTCGCGGTAGATGAAATTAAAGGACAAGTACAGACCGTTCTTAAACCTTTGGGTGAGTACTATGAAAAACAAGACTTTATCCTTGGCGGTACTATTCTCGGAGATGGGAATCTGGCATTCGTATTGGATATGGAAAAACTAATCAATTAA
- a CDS encoding response regulator, with translation MNDPKKKILLVDDLDAIRNIVSARLRIKGFEITKAHDGEEALRILTDAPEYFDLILSDFDMPKMNGLELLEKVRSNVALKNKPFIMLTSRTEPEKMKAAKEIGLSAWVKKPFKVDSFLSQINYALEK, from the coding sequence ATGAATGACCCCAAGAAGAAAATATTGTTAGTGGATGATTTAGATGCCATTAGGAATATCGTCAGTGCAAGACTCAGGATCAAAGGCTTTGAAATCACAAAAGCCCATGACGGGGAAGAAGCACTCAGGATATTAACTGATGCACCGGAGTATTTCGACCTTATCCTCAGCGATTTTGATATGCCCAAAATGAATGGGCTCGAATTACTTGAAAAGGTGAGGTCTAATGTTGCCTTGAAAAACAAACCTTTCATCATGTTGACCTCCAGAACCGAACCAGAGAAGATGAAAGCCGCAAAAGAAATAGGGCTTTCCGCGTGGGTCAAAAAGCCTTTCAAGGTGGATTCATTTTTATCACAAATCAATTACGCTCTGGAGAAATAA
- a CDS encoding chemotaxis protein CheW: MEDQVTDIRTQAYLTFMLDQEIFCVSVNAVVKILEVPNITRVPESPAFMKGIINLRGNILPVVDTRLKLGLEEADHSPKTRILVLDINSANKILSIGAIVDLAKEVISVNTEEIQPPPSLEDYERAPYIEGVINHEEKFILILNINKLFAKNEIEELDNLKN, translated from the coding sequence ATGGAAGATCAGGTGACGGATATTCGCACACAAGCATATTTAACATTCATGCTGGATCAGGAAATTTTCTGTGTCTCAGTGAACGCAGTGGTCAAAATCCTGGAAGTTCCCAACATCACAAGAGTACCCGAATCTCCTGCATTCATGAAAGGTATCATCAACTTACGCGGCAATATTTTACCTGTTGTGGATACTCGGTTAAAGCTAGGATTGGAAGAGGCTGACCATTCTCCCAAAACCCGGATACTGGTCCTGGATATCAACAGCGCAAACAAGATACTCTCTATTGGTGCGATTGTGGACCTGGCTAAGGAAGTCATCTCCGTAAATACTGAAGAGATCCAGCCTCCACCGAGTCTGGAAGATTACGAAAGAGCCCCATATATCGAGGGAGTGATCAACCACGAGGAGAAATTCATCCTGATCCTGAACATCAATAAGCTATTTGCTAAGAATGAAATTGAGGAACTGGATAACTTGAAAAATTGA
- a CDS encoding chemotaxis response regulator protein-glutamate methylesterase, whose product MAKKKVLIIDDSALVRKSLSGLIQSIPDFEIMATAADPYFAAKILKKQIPDVITLDVEMPRMDGITFLRTLMSQYPIPVVIISSLTKKGSETAIQALKFGAVEVISKPNIHGVGLEIEENRIRIMEAIKAASMASAKRRSAFQKVPSNVSSFKPLKSPDKGREGTSLLRTTEKIVVVGASTGGTEALRTILSKLPMDSPATAVVQHMPEKFTHYFASSLNEHCLVNVKEAVDGDSLITGTVLIAPGNKHMCVRRSGARYYVSLIEGPFVNRHRPSVDVLFHSVANYAGNNSTGILLTGMGSDGAKGLLEMKKAGATTVAQDEESSVVFGMPKEAIGLGAVDKVVGLEDIHKHIC is encoded by the coding sequence ATGGCAAAGAAAAAGGTATTGATCATTGATGATTCCGCTCTTGTAAGAAAAAGCTTGTCCGGGCTTATTCAATCAATTCCTGACTTTGAAATAATGGCTACAGCGGCGGATCCCTACTTCGCAGCAAAAATTCTTAAAAAACAGATACCAGATGTGATCACTCTGGACGTTGAGATGCCGCGAATGGATGGGATCACCTTTCTCAGAACCTTAATGTCACAATACCCAATACCTGTGGTGATTATTTCCTCGCTTACAAAAAAAGGTTCTGAAACTGCGATACAGGCTTTGAAATTTGGAGCTGTAGAAGTCATCAGTAAACCCAATATCCATGGTGTCGGACTGGAAATCGAGGAGAATAGAATCCGGATCATGGAGGCCATAAAAGCAGCTTCCATGGCATCAGCAAAGCGACGAAGTGCTTTTCAAAAGGTGCCATCAAATGTAAGTTCCTTCAAACCGCTTAAATCACCGGACAAAGGACGAGAAGGTACCAGTCTGCTCCGGACAACTGAAAAAATAGTAGTAGTCGGAGCCTCAACCGGTGGTACAGAAGCACTAAGAACCATTTTATCTAAACTTCCGATGGATTCCCCAGCAACAGCCGTGGTACAACACATGCCAGAGAAATTCACTCACTACTTTGCGAGTAGCCTAAACGAACATTGTCTGGTCAACGTGAAAGAAGCCGTAGACGGTGATTCATTGATCACCGGGACAGTTCTTATTGCACCTGGAAACAAACACATGTGTGTCCGAAGATCAGGAGCCCGATATTATGTCAGCTTGATCGAAGGGCCTTTTGTGAACAGGCACAGGCCATCAGTTGACGTACTATTTCATTCTGTTGCAAATTATGCAGGAAACAACAGTACCGGAATTCTCCTCACAGGAATGGGGTCTGACGGTGCCAAAGGTCTGCTAGAAATGAAAAAAGCAGGTGCAACAACGGTAGCTCAGGACGAGGAATCTTCTGTGGTTTTCGGCATGCCAAAAGAAGCCATTGGTTTAGGGGCAGTGGATAAGGTGGTTGGACTAGAGGATATCCACAAACATATTTGCTGA